One window from the genome of Drosophila albomicans strain 15112-1751.03 chromosome 2L, ASM965048v2, whole genome shotgun sequence encodes:
- the LOC117563488 gene encoding disks large homolog 5, translated as MAKMASGDLSLTSTSSQEEESSEYVGYDSTLRPPSNSSGSTTTANMANNNGPTKVVSGSVGGVVGVGSGGGSAKKYDLLQSQYESARLELTTLRLRHSNSERRCDELETQLNLYQEHYMADRNKYTDIVAESEHLKRKLMLLESQNQNNGNPSAPQSSAAGGNSFYYGKMQTPCDGTCSASEKVVELKKERNLIAMEREKYKKSYIELEKERNFYRERGDENQTLKMLLSKETKHVVSLNEELNQLLSEKDNVLQEHQKMSDDLALANKEIESLKKEELIYKNELKSLQLANAEHKKRDLLKSRESSWSKEFNNDSKEELEKMRKSLDKAQSEVERALQDAEEAKRVRDWAISQREKIVQERDSVKTLCDNLRKERDKAISDLLMAIRDSEKIKKQKDEAQKKIDALKEQLESQTITTTATPTDIASRRSFRLSSYESGEDLLEIELCNYHDVDLGIILDDSNKRQLVCGVTNSSPAFGKLKINDVICKVNNLDCLGVSKRMVLDEIRACAPRCLLLVSRTHQSKRHSYAVQLKTNNRDAIGLQLDMGVFIAKIEPNTLAFYEPELDVGDRVLSINNKSMDSLQSIDEVTQLLKSETVNIFALKYVAEQQPDSHCRMTSSSAQTDSSIDSMQQLNNSTGIAPGGSGSGGGGNSSAAKHPSKFADFLRKLKFSKPGTADDSFEQEHDVAIAALDSVLSENSSEKSKENLFKRHKRGKKGEKEAKSMGTWPRTNISHDNPTGTIVQRGGEKKRALMSLFTAGPINVDKDDDVEADPVESKPQLQLQELPPPPLPPQLTKPRNLNGNAIKTHPNRNSNPVGNVVSSVVFQRGVGVTYPRHSLYASVPTPPEEKQQQQLLLQRPAPMMGANARVKPHAQERSARFHNPHRFSLNIPPSGGDFYQPKTSGQQAERQVVAAVAAGEFPTRKQQMFDMFQQPTPPLPLPKGNAMFMPLQPPPRVSGGNSSAGSGSGGGTVDVVSLKSQNSIESMLSAKSPPISECNVYPKRAVPPMPPKHVPKYPSDSESIGSGILVTSGHNYLPPHQAYMAIAGNRHTQLFPSFPPSSHGRYMRRSSPLTLSSPPPPAPMTTMTTQATPPTQMESNSNSSTIGIPTDLDFVPGQQSQQQHQLTHPHPHPHPHAHQQHMQHPPYIDYSQQPSLHYPYSLASVSSGPGNGIIYEGGTFPRKKDNQRVRIPSNPSVASNRQNSSSLVKNSSGSIDHHYGNATGSNSSHSGAPVSLMNSVHHTGYIPNVSSVNGGGGGGGGGGSGRGSPMPQVHVEVLSHGGPSGSGKRCSNVATDFLCPGDLRRVTIDKRDKSLGITIQCNNNGGGIFVSTVADKSTAMRAGLQVGDQLLEVCGINMRAATNEIAANVLRQCGDSFTMLVQYNPEKFQSTEYEGIHNMEPESPLNHSGSPTPRNSPRPPARSVQAAMPLQPLSLLPPAPTVTRAPLSHQSIKDQSFTDSLENQSDISSSQDMPSSAATTTTTTASATSTVYDDDAKPSLPPAPTSVTAESLRFVTLHMDKSKNLGIKLFGGNKVGIYVHDVAPGSPSDHAGIRKGDLILEYNGVDLSGVTAEQAANEISKLTDTVTMLVQNKLQTLKQIKDKPGDSFYIRVGFDRIGELNEDDLRFVKDEVLYVDNTVFNGTFGLWRAWKLDAMGHRKECGIIPSQMKVEEELRSGEVVDCDTGTARRGSTSARRSFFRRKKNQRSSSRDSTEIASFSNTQLSFFPDSGILNDDGVVMGYQRVELLDSPIHRPVLIIGPLSECLIARLKVDFSNLFKLCEVTAMDCSQEAMEEGLKENIFVDYRRRGNKFECTTVETISNAYKNDRRHCILDVSISAVERLQRLQIYPIVLLLRFKSAKQIRDIRDFGTDKISAKAAKEMYERALKLEADYKQYISAVIPGVSIKHMCTQIKDAVDKEQDKLLWVPVTNG; from the exons ATGGCGAAAATGGCATCTGGTGACCTTTCGTTGACCAGCACAAGCAGTCAAGAGG AAGAAAGTTCAGAGTATGTGGGCTATGATAGCACACTTCGACCGCCATCGAACTCCAGTGGCAGCACAACGACGGCTAATATGGCCAATAACAATGGGCCCACAAAAGTGGTCAGTGGCAGCGTTGGAGGCGTTGTCGGTGTTGGAAGCGGTGGTGGCAGTGCCAAAAAATATGATCTGCTTCAGTCGCAATACGAGTCAGCGAGGCTGGAGTTGACTACACTTAGGCTTCGACATTCGAATTCGGAGCGGCGATGCGATGAGTTGGAAACACAGTTAAATCTCTACCAGGAACATTATATGGCCGATCGTAACAAGTACACAGATATTGTAGCAGAGAGCGAGCATCTAAAACGCAAGCTAATGCTACTGGAGAGCCAAAATCAGAACAATGGCAATCCTTCAGCTCCCCAATCTTCGGCAGCGGGTGGCAATTCATTCTACTATGGAAAGATGCAGACACCGTGCGATGGAACCTGCAGTGCAAGCGAAAAGGTAGTGGAGCTGAAGAAAGAGCGTAATCTGATAGCcatggagagagagaaatacaaGAAATCTTACATTGAGCTGGAGAAAGAGCGTAATTTCTATCGGGAACGTGGAGATGAGAatcaaacattaaaaatgttgctatCAAAGGAGACGAAACATGTGGTGTCCCTCAATGAGGAACTGAATCAATTGCTGTCCGAAAAGGACAATGTGCTGCAGGAACATCAAAAGATGTCCGATGATTTAGCGCTGGCCAACAAAGAAATTGAGAGTCTCAAAAAGGAGGAGCTCATCTATAAGAACGAGTTGAAATCACTGCAATTGGCCAATGCAGAGCACAAAAAACGTGATTTATTAAAATCGCGTGAGAGCAGTTGGTCAAAAGAGTTTAACAACGATAGCAAGGAGGAACTAGAGAAGATGCGTAAGAGCCTCGACAAGGCTCAGTCAGAGGTTGAGCGTGCTCTTCAAGATGCCGAGGAGGCGAAACGAGTTCGCGACTGGGCGATTTCACAGCGTGAAAAAATCGTACAAGAGCGCGACTCGGTGAAGACGCTCTGTGATAATTTGCGCAAGGAACGCGACAAGGCAATCTCTGATCTGCTAATGGCCATTCGGGACAGCGAGAaaatcaaaaagcaaaaagatgAGGCACAGAAGAAGATCGATGCCCTTAAGGAACAGTTGGAGAGCCaaactataacaacaacagccacgcccacagacATTGCTTCGCGTCGCAGCTTCCGCCTTAGCAGCTACGAAAGCGGCGAGGATCTTTTGGAGATTGAGCTTTGCAATTATCATGATGTTGATCTTGGCATTATACTAGACGATAGTAACAAACGGCAACTGGTCTGTGGTGTCACCAATAGCTCGCCAGCATTTGGCAAGCTGAAGATAAATGATGTCATTTGCAAAGTGAATAATCTCGACTGTCTCGGCGTCTCGAAACGCATGGTCCTCGATGAGATACGGGCGTGTGCGCCacgctgcctgctgcttgtcTCAAGGACTCATCAAAGCAAACGTCACTCGTATGCGGTGCAGCTGAAGACAAACAACCGAGATGCTATTGGCTTACAGCTGGACATGGGCGTGTTTATAGCTAAGATAGAACCCAACACGTTGGCCTTTTATGAGCCCGAACTGGACGTGGGAGATCGTGTGCTAAGCATCAATAATAAGTCCATGGATTCGCTACAGTCCATCGATGAGGTCACACAGTTGCTTAAAAGCGAAACGGTCAATATATTTGCCCTCAAGTATGTGGCTGAACAGCAGCCGGACTCGCATTGCCGCATGACGAGCTCATCAGCGCAGACGGACAGTTCCATTGACTCCATGCAACAGCTGAACAACAGCACAGGTATTGCTCCTGGTGGCAGCGGGAGTGGTGGAGGCGGAAATAGTAGCGCCGCCAAGCATCCGTCGAAGTTTGCTGACTTTTTGCGCAAGCTGAAATTCAGTAAGCCGGGCACAGCCGATGATAGCTTTGAGCAGGAGCACGATGTAGCCATTGCAGCTTTGGACTCGGTACTCAGCGAGAACAGCTCTGAGAAGAGCAAGGAGAATCTCTTTAAGCGCCATAAGCGCGGTAAAAAAGGTGAAAAAGAGGCCAAGAGCATGGGCACATGGCCACGAACCAATATTTCTCACGACAATCCAACTGGCACTATTGTGCAGCGTGGCGGCGAAAAGAAACGTGCACTCATGTCCCTCTTCACCGCCGGCCCTATTAATGTAGATAAGGATGATGATGTCGAGGCCGATCCCGTGGAATCGAAGccgcaattgcaattacaagAGTTGCCACCACCGCCACTGCCACCGCAGCTGACGAAACCGCGCAACCTGAATGGCAACGCCATCAAGACACATCCAAATCGCAACTCCAATCCTGTCGGGAATGTGGTCTCCTCTGTCGTCTTTCAGCGTGGTGTAGGAGTCACATATCCGCGACATTCGCTCTACGCCAGCGTACCCACGCCTCCCGAggagaaacagcagcagcaactactcTTGCAACGACCCGCTCCAATGATGGGTGCCAATGCGCGTGTGAAGCCTCATGCACAGGAGCGATCGGCACGTTTCCATAATCCACATCGCTTCTCACTGAATATTCCGCCCAGTGGCGGCGATTTTTATCAACCGAAGACGAGTGGACAGCAGGCAGAGCGACAGGTGGTCGCAGCAGTGGCCGCTGGGGAGTTTCCAACACGTAAGCAGCAAATGTTCGATATGTTCCAACAGCCAACACCGCCGTTGCCTCTGCCCAAAGGGAATGCAATGTTTATGCCGCTGCAACCCCCGCCACGAGTATCTGGTGGTAATAGTTCGGCAGGATCTGGTTCCGGAGGAGGAACTGTGGACGTCGTATCCTTAAAGTCGCAGAACTCTATTGAATCAATGCTGTCGGCAAAGAGTCCGCCCATTAGTGAGTGCAATGTCTATCCGAAGCGAGCAGTGCCACCAATGCCGCCTAAGCATGTGCCCAAATATCCCAGTGACAGCGAGAGCATTGGCTCGGGCATTCTGGTAACATCCGGTCACAATTATCTACCGCCTCATCAGGCTTACATGGCAATTGCCGGCAATAGGCACACGCAGCTTTTTCCCAGCTTTCCGCCCAGCAGTCATGGTCGTTATATGCGACGGTCGAGTCCATTGACATTGTCTTCGCCGCCGCCGCCCGCACCGATGACGACAATGACAACGCAGGCAACACCACCTACTCAGATGgaaagcaatagcaatagcagcaCCATTGGAATTCCTACTGATTTGGATTTTGTCCCCGGGCAGCagtcgcagcaacagcatcaacttACACATCCCCATCCGCATCCCCATCCACATGCTCATCAACAGCATATGCAGCATCCTCCTTACATCGATTATAGCCAACAGCCGTCACTGCATTATCCGTACAGCTTGGCTAGTGTATCTTCCGGTCCTGGCAACGGTATCATCTACGAGGGTGGTACTTTTCCGCGCAAGAAAGACAATCAAAGGGTTCGCATTCCGTCCAATCCCAGCGTGGCGAGCAATCGTCAGAACAGCAGCAGTCTGGTGAAGAACAGTTCTGGCTCCATTGATCATCATTATGGCAACGCAACGGGTAGCAACTCTAGCCACAGTGGAGCACCAGTTTCTCTCATGAACTCTGTTCACCACACGGGCTATATACCGAACGTGAGCAGTGTTAATGgtgggggaggaggaggaggaggtggtgGCAGTGGAAGGGGATCTCCCATGCCCCAGGTGCATGTCGAGGTGCTTAGCCATGGCGGGCCAAGCGGTAGTGGAAAACGCTGCTCGAATGTAGCGACGGATTTTTTATGCCCTGGAGACCTTAGAAGAGTCACGATTGATAAGCGCGACAAGTCGCTTGGTATTACCATACAGTGTAACAACAATGGCGGAGGTATTTTTGTGTCCACAGTGGCCGACAAGAGTACCGCAATGCGTGCCGGTCTCCAGGTGGGCGATCAACTCTTGGAAGTCTGTGGCATCAACATGCGTGCTGCCACCAACGAGATAGCCGCTAATGTGCTACGCCAGTGCGGCGACTCTTTTACTATGCTGGTGCAGTATAACCCTGAAA AATTTCAGTCTACTGAATATGAGGGTATACACAACATGGAACCAGAATCTCCCCTGAATCACTCTGGCTCGCCAACGCCACGAAATTCACCGCGTCCTCCGGCTCGAAGTGTGCAAGCGGCAATGCCATTGCAGCCACTGTCATTGCTGCCACCGGCGCCAACTGTGACTCGTGCTCCTCTCTCCCATCAGTCCATCAAGGATCAAAGCTTTACGGACAGCTTGGAAAATCAATCGGACATAAGCAGCAGCCAGGATATGCCCTCCTCAGCGgctaccacaacaacaaccaccgcTTCGGCCACCTCTACGGTTTACGATGACGATGCGAAACCATCGTTGCCACCAGCACCGACTTCTGTGACTGCAGAGT CGCTGCGTTTTGTCACGCTTCACATGGACAAGTCTAAGAATCTGGGCATTAAATTGTTTGGTGGCAATAAAGTTGGCATCTATGTACACGACGTGGCTCCTGGTTCACCGTCTGATCACGCCGGTATACGTAAAGGTGACCTTATACTGGAATACAATGGGGTCGACTTAAGTGGTGTTACCGCCGAGCAGGCAGCTAATGAGATCTCCAAGCTCACCGATACGGTCACCATGCTGGTGCAGAACAAATTGCAAA cTCTGAAGCAAATTAAAGATAAGCCAGGAGATTCGTTCTATATACGTGTGGGGTTTGATCGGATTGGTGAACTAAACGAGGATGATTTGCGTTTTGTGAAGGATGAAGTTCTTTATGTGGACAACACCGTATTTAATGGTACCTTTGGTTTGTGGCGAGCCTGGAAACTAGATGCAATGGGACATCGCAAAGAATGTGGTATTATACCAAGTCAAATGAA GGTGGAGGAGGAATTACGTTCAGGAGAAGTGGTTGACTGTGATACGGGCACTGCGCGTCGAGGCAGCACATCAGCACGTCGTTCATTCTTTCGACGGAAGAAGAATCAACGGAGTTCATCGCGTGATTCCACAGAGATTGCGAGCTTCAGTAACACACAATTGAGCTTCTTCCCCGACTCGGGCATACTCAACGACGATGGTGTCGTCATGGGCTATCAGCGTGTGGAATTGCTCGACT CGCCTATTCATCGACCCGTGCTAATAATTGGGCCGCTTTCGGAGTGCCTAATAGCTCGTTTAAAGGTGGATTTCTCCAACTTGTTTAAACTGTGTGAGGTTACAGCGATGGATTGCTCGCAGGAAGCTATGGAAGAAGGCCTAAAAGAGAACATATTCGTAGATTATCGGCGTCGCGGCAACAAATTCGAATGTACCACAGTGGAAACCATAAGCAATGCGTACAAGAAT GATCGACGCCACTGCATCTTGGATGTGTCAATCTCAGCCGTTGAGCGATTACAACGTCTGCAAATATATCCTATAGTACTCCTCTTGCGGTTCAAGTCGGCCAAACAAATACGTGACATTCGCGACTTTGGCACAGATAAGATATCAGCTAAAGCAGCAAAGGAGATGTATGAGCGTGCCCTCAAACTGGAAGCCGACTATAAACAGTACATATCAG CCGTCATACCAGGCGTCAGCATCAAACACATGTGCACCCAAATTAAGGACGCCGTCGATAAAGAGCAGGACAAGCTACTCTGGGTGCCTGTTACGAATGGCTAG
- the LOC117563489 gene encoding protein spaetzle 4, producing MELMKMNMRISRLRTTKLITRNTVVALLFIFLVNLTDSTANFGFDSANSCNPNGKISRRGRAQMLAAIPCDLAKQPFCHLPGSIYPWHAVRRFVHENQGLMKRMYGDVRHISILRDEIQNNEVVDVDDIEDAADRYSKTPRGAKFMLQRRDGDRDEFGSYKGIDVIKEPHFRPVSAMGSTTTPSTTSTTVSSSPTTAPTSSSSSPTTLSISSGAAIDELQLETVPDGDRERPSLESNSVYELPSSTSSKTVSTSTTSRPQTTERANSESGDNIEVIAAPQLGEAPKKVEGSQGLHNISIATVPVTLATVVKVSTTATKRTTAVPSRKQKPSEAPTPSTTPLKVTLKATNSNTSTADTAASGATVSNTSTVGLMARKNVTKTTMGSTTPVSFASLFSSTFTALSMDKQKRPLTTSTTAAPPMTSSKAGLLKEGGQLFQDAIKQEPVAVTSNMRGVNACPVKDEVVAPFWANNTRGEVLALLNLYPFEQYVHWEKCTHEFKQMFCRDGCRCEQQYRLHRLLAYDPHNECRGIFSDWFRFPSSCICKCYNIPMEFRATSRSPRSDNSFDAPQSQPIDPIGAAEAEVQRAIYEHATDQWYRPRDEFDIFEG from the exons ATGGAGCTCATGAAAATGAATATGCGTATTTCCAGATTGCGAACGACAAAACTAATAACG cGGAATACAGTAGTTGCGCTGCTCTTCATCTTCCTTGTAAATCTCACCGATAGCACGGCCAACTTTGGGTTCGACTCAGCGAACTCGTGTAACCCAAACGGTAAAATTTCCCGGCGTGGACGTGCTCAGATGCTGGCAGCGATACCATGTGATCTGGCAAAGCAACCATTTTGTCATCTACCAGGTTCAATTTATCCGTGGCACGCGGTGCGGCGATTCGTTCACGAGAATCAGGGTCTGATGAAGCGCATGTACGGCGATGTGCGACATATATCAATACTACGCGATGAGATACAGAATAACGAAGTAGTCGATGTGGACGACATAGAAGACGCAGCGGATCGGTATTCGAAGACACCACGTGGAGCAAAGTTCATGTTGCAACGCAGAGACGGAGACCGCGATGAATTTGGCAGTTACAAGGGCATTGATGTCATCAAGGAGCCGCATTTCCGGCCTGTATCTGCAATGGGAAGCACAACCACACCGtccacaacatcaacaacagtcTCCAGCTCACCAACAACTGCTCCCACATCAAGCTCAAGTAGCCCTACAACATTAAGTATATCGTCAGGAGCCGCAATTGACGAGTTGCAACTAGAGACAGTGCCGGATGGTGACCGTGAGAGACCCAGTTTGGAGTCGAACAGCGTCTACGAGTTGCCCAGCAGCACAAGTTCCAAGACAGTCTCGACAAGCACCACAAGTCGCCCACAAACTACAGAAAGAGCTAATTCCGAGTCTGGCGATAATATAGAAGTCATCGCCGCGCCACAGCTGGGAGAAGCCCCCAAGAAAGTCGAGGGTAGCCAGGGCCTTCACAATATAAGCATAGCAACTGTTCCGGTCACTCTGGCTACTGTGGTAAAAGTCTCTACGACGGCAACTAAGCGTACCACAGCGGTGCCCAGTCGCAAACAGAAGCCCAGCGAGGCTCCCACTCCTTCTACAACTCCCCTAAAGGTGACTTTAAAAGCCACAAATTCGAATACGAGCACAGCAGACACGGCAGCATCAGGTGCCACAGTCAGCAACACAAGCACAGTTGGATTGATGGCCCGCAAAAATGTTACCAAAACGACGATGGGAAGCACCACACCGGTGAGCTTCGCATCGCTTTTCTCATCCACATTCACAGCTCTGAGTATGGACAAACAAAAACGTCCACTAACAACCAGCACCACTGCAGCACCCCCGATGACATCCTCAAAGGCAGGTCTCTTGAAGGAGGGTGGCCAGCTCTTCCAGGATGCCATTAAGCAAGAACCCGTTGCGGTAACTAGCAACATGCGTGGCGT CAATGCTTGTCCAGTCAAGGATGAGGTGGTTGCTCCATTCTGGGCTAATAACACACGCGGCGAGGTCTTGGCTCTGCTCAATCTTTATCCCTTCGAGCAGTACGTGCACTGGGAGAAGTGTACCCATGAGTTCAAGCAGATGTTCTGCCGCGATGGATGCCGCTGTGAGCAGCAGTATCGATTGCATCGGCTATTGGCCTATGATCCGCACAACGAATGCCGTGGCATATTTTCAGACTGGTTTCGCTTTCCCTCAAGTTGCATTTGCAAGTGCTACAATATACCCATGGAATTTCGTGCCACTTCGAGAAGTCCGCGTTCCGACAATAGCTTCGATGCACCACAATCCCAGCCCATCGACCCCATAGGTGCTGCCGAGGCAGAAGTTCAGCGTGCTATCTATGAGCATGCCACAGATCAATGGTATCGGCCTCGTGATGAGTTTGATATCTTTGAGGGCTAG
- the LOC117565218 gene encoding conserved oligomeric Golgi complex subunit 8, translated as MSFPDKMDLENERVLKLIFPHGVPSNLRGNPELDYYLAKLGTCKVDQLKKEQTRLGDETKRILDQTQELAISNYKTFITTAENSRSIFNEFQKAEDQVDTLINKLPTLSEKCEQFLKDSAELTEQRRLNSTTLHKNAQLLEILELPQLMERCIREDRYEEALELASYVQRLGQHQGHLIPVVHSIVRSVEALWHTMLVQLVAQLRMDLQLPKCLQIVGYLRRMQAFSDNELKLKFLQARDAWLTTCLEAVPQTDAQQHLTKTIEITRINLFNIITQYRAIFPDDESAKSVSLKPLQGVSCNGDRLFQAWLHNKINGFLSTLETDLERGVNSIETVLGQCMYFGLSFSRVGADFRGLIAPIFVRIVCNKFESTIAQLNANFEQELEKFTLINKVTLHSRKPLDTTAMPSSEQKTYAPPETLLDFYPLAALCNGYLNALNELRLCAPFAVATDVTNCLQQSLQFVAQRVLAFYRQEQQAFTGNERETFVKLCSCFAYDLVPYVQRCIHGVFPPQSITVNLGISLLQLEQQQLTFLQQHQILEPLKHLLPTKVLIPLTSALSAEATSAPIATEG; from the exons atgagTTTTCCTGATAAAATGGATTTGGAAAATGAGCGTGTactaaaattgattttccCACATGGAGTTCCAA GTAATCTGCGTGGCAATCCGGAGCTGGACTATTATTTGGCCAAGCTCGGCACTTGCAAGGTGGATCAGCTGAAAAAGGAGCAAACCCGATTGGGAGACGAGACGAAAAGGATATTGGATCAAACACAAGAGCTGGCTATTTCTAATTACAAAACTTTTATCACAACAGCAGAAAACTCTCGCTCCATTTTCAACGAGTTCCAAAAAGCAGAAGATCAGGTGGATACATTGATTAATAAACTGCCGACGTTAAGCGAAAAGTGTGAACAATTTCTCAAGGATTCGGCGGAGCTAACAGAGCAGCGACGCTTAAATAGTACAACTCTGCATAAAAATGCGCAGCTACTGGAGATTCTGGAGTTGCCGCAATTGATGGAACGCTGCATCCGGGAGGATCGATATGAAGAGGCTCTTGAACTGGCCAGTTATGTGCAGAGGCTTGGCCAGCATCAAGGACATCTAATACCTGTGGTGCAT AGCATTGTTCGCTCTGTAGAAGCACTCTGGCACACCATGCTTGTGCAGCTAGTTGCACAGTTGCGTATGGACCTGCAGCTTCCCAAGTGCCTACAAATTGTTGGTTATCTGCGGCGCATGCAGGCCTTTAGCGACAACGAGCTCAAATTAAAGTTCTTGCAGGCACGTGATGCTTGGCTTACAACATGTCTGGAGGCGGTTCCCCAAACGGATG CCCAGCAACATCTAACAAAGACGATCGAAATCACGCGAAtcaatttattcaacattATTACACAGTATCGCGCCATATTTCCAGATGATGAGAGTGCCAAATCGGTTTCCTTGAAACCATTGCAAGGCGTCAGTTGTAATGGAGATCGCTTGTTTCAGGCATGGCTCCATAACAAG ATTAATGGCTTCCTTTCAACACTCGAGACGGATCTGGAGCGTGGTGTAAACTCAATTGAAACAGTATTGGGACAGTGCATGTACTTCGGCTTGTCCTTCAGTCGTGTCGGTGCCGATTTTCGAGGATTGATTGCTCCAATTTTTGTACGCATAGTGTGCAATAAATTCGAGTCGACCATTGCACAACTCAATGCGAACTTTGAGCAGGAGTTGGAAAAGTTCACGCTAATTAACAAGGTAACACTGCACAGCCGAAAGCCGCTTGATACGACAGCCATGCCGTCCAGCGAACAGAAGACGTATGCTCCGCCCGAGACTTTGCTCGACTTTTATCCACTTGCTGCGTTGTGCAATGGTTACCTCAACGCACTTAATGAACTTCGTCTCTGTGCACCATTCGCTGTTGCCACTGACGTTACCAACTGTTTACAACAATCGCTTCAATTTGTGGCACAACGAGTGCTTGCCTTTTATAGACAAGAGCAACAGGCATTCACAGGAAATGAACGTGAGACATTTGTAAAGCTTTGCTCTTGTTTTGCGTACGATCTCGTACCTTACGTGCAGCGCTGCATTCACGGTGTATTTCCGCCTCAGTCTATCACTGTGAATCTTGGCATTAGCTTATTGCAactggagcaacagcaactaactTTTTTGCAGCAGCACCAAATTCTAGAGCCCTTAAAGCATTTGCTGCCAACAAAAGTTCTAATCCCCCTAACGTCAGCACTTTCTGCGGAGGCTACAAGTGCGCCTATTGCCACGGAAGGCTAA